The Astatotilapia calliptera chromosome 19, fAstCal1.2, whole genome shotgun sequence DNA segment AAATGTCATTACAGGCATAGCGCTGACATTAGTGCACTAACAGGGATGAAAGGAGAGTAAAGTGTGTGCAGTATTCTCACAGTGCTCCCCTCTCAACTGCAGCACAGCTGTCTTAACAGCACCCCCGCCCTCCCCCTGTTCCCCTGCAGgggtgtgtttggggggggggagcatTGTGTTTCTATAAGCTAGTTGTCCCATTGGGCTTTGCTTCCCTGGCACGGTACCACCTCTTGCTCTCAGATCCAATGAACAATGAGTGCTGCAGATTATTAGCATTGTTGTGTCCCATCTTTCCAGATGAGGATAAAGAGAtagctgaaagaaaacaaatacagtGCTTGGTAAGCGAGGTCTGGCCTGCTCCCTCTTGGTGCACCGTAAAGTTCAGTCGGGCTCAGATTGCTATGTAAaatggagaggggggggggggtgtctatGTCTGTGGATACACCTTTGCGGAATCAGAGGAGTCACTCTTTCATGCAGGCCTTCTTCTATTTTTAATTAGCCCAGTTTGGTGTCTATTCTTGAGCCACTCCCTTAAAGTTTGTGAGAAAATGAGTCTTCCTTTCTGGAGCAGTGTCTCTTGGCTCCAGGCAGCGTGATGATGGTGACACAAAGGATCCTCTGTGTCACTTGGCTGTGATGCAGCAGAGTTGAGCACACCACACGGACTGCTGGAGTCAGACTCTCCTCCACCCATCTGGTATTGGGGGGAGTGCTGCACTGCTGCCTCATGTTAAATTGTTTTACAAGAATGCTGATTATGGAATCCATTGCAGGTGTTCACTAGCCCAAGACAataattaaactttaaaaaaaaaaaaaaaaaatcccagtatGCATTAGATACTATGGACTTGTGTTCCAAATACAGGTTTTCCACACCATTAAGAGTTATTCCTACTTATAGCACCATCTGTTGGCAGAAAATGCCCCCATTCTGTCTTGATGGTTACCAGAATCCACagtcatgtgcatgtgtgtctgatATATATGATAACAGATTACTGagacactgctgctgcttcactgtgGGCTGTCCTCATTTACAGTGGGCCTTCCTATTCCCCTGTTGTGTGAGCCTAATTAGTCATCTACAGGAACAGCACAACTACAccgttttaattatttttggttAACATTTAAGGAAAACACCAGGGATGGGGAAATATATTTTGAGTTACTTAAGTGGAAGACCTATGGATGGGGTGGGGGAGAAAGTGTTGACACAGAATAATGGAGCTCCCCTTTACCCCTCTAATCTCCTCAGTAACCCCTCTGGGTCCTGTCCCCACCACACTGGGGGGCATGGACTTATTCCCAGCTGTGAGTCAAATTAATTAGGCAAACGTGTCCCAGCCAAACCAAAGCAGACCTTAACCGCAAGTTAATTCTGACTGTAACGGTCCAGCTGCACAATGTGCAAGTGAGAGTGGCACAGGAGGGCCACAGGGAATGATTATCTTACATGATCCGCTGTAGTTATTTATagtaactgtaaataaaaattaaaaagcaattAAACTCACTTGCTCCTTTCTTCATAGGCATTCTCATCGACCAACATCTGTAATCTGATTCGATCCCACCACACCTCTGCCTCTCTTGATCAAATGCTGGTTAACTGGTTTGTTAGCTGGAACAGAAAGGTATACACATAcaattttcttcatgttttcagattGCTTGATTTCATGTTGACTCTATACACAAAGCTAAAGCACCTGCACATGTAGTATTATTAGCCACTGCTCTGCTCTACTAATAACGCCAACTcttaaattcagggaaatttATATACAGTGGGCTTTTCTGCCTATTAAAATAGGTAAGTGTTGCATTCATCCAGTGATCATGTTGGACCATTTCATTAATGTGTAATCAAACTTGGATCTATCGTACTATTTCTTTCATAAATCAATTTGAGTATTTAGGGGGATCTCATCCTGTCAACTTCAGTATTAACATTTTACTTGGCCTGAGTGTTTGAGGACAACGTGCTCATTACCCTACAGCTCTACTGTGTAAACAGACAGCAGCATGAAAGGCTGTGAGGGGGCCCCTGCATGCCTGTGGGAGTATGGGGCGTACTTCATGGTTTTATGCTTGAAAAGGAACCATAATCTTCCACCTAATCTGGGGCTTTGAGTGGAATTCCCCTCACATGGACGGCAAAAGCTGGCATTGCAGATCTCTGTTGTCCTCCATTTTTAAAGATTGGGGACCCCACATAAAGATATAGATTGAAATTTTTAGTTATACATTAGATTTGTTACCCTAACCTCACTTCATATGAAAAGTTAACAAAACTGTCTTCACATCTTAATATTTAATTGTTGAGCGAGCAGCCTGGCTCTTTAATTAATCAGTGCACACAATTAAATCCTTTCCTAAGTTTCAGATTTTAAGCAACTACTTCTTACAAGTGTCTGAATTTACATAATTCACAAGatgaaaatcacaaagaaaaccaCTCTAAACACCACTTATCACTGTCATCAGGTGCTTATTTCTGCATGAGGTTatctatatttttatgtaaacaTGTAATTGTACATATTATCCAATTATTTAATTATCACTTGCTAAATATTCCAAGTTTAATGACATACAATGGGAAAATATGTCTGTGCTCAAGAGCAGAAGTCCAATAGGTTTCATGTTTGCAGCTTTTTGCAGATGCCTAGGGCGTAAAGGCTTCACTTTCACATCTGCTTAACTGTATTTTGTATAAACAAGACGAACTGCAAAGACCCAGGGGGATGATGCCTCTTGCTCAAACAATGCACTTGTTTCTCCTAGCTGTCCTGCACATGTCTGCCATCTAGCTTCACAGCAACAGAACTACATGGACTGAAAGGGAACTCTACTGTTTTAAAGAGCAGGAAAAAATAGTGTCTGTGTGTTGATTTAATCATGTGTGCTCCAGTCAAATAACACACACAGTAATTTAACAGCATGCTCccctttaaaaagttaaaaaatttaATATCTTAAACAAGCTCAGTACACTGTTGCAAGTTTCAATGTCACAATCGGAGTCCGATAATCAGGCTTTTCTTCGAATGTGCAGAATGTGGATGTCTGGACTGCTAAATTCTGGGTCTTGTTTCTCTGAAGGAATCTCCTCACAGCAGAAGTTCTGTTGCAGcaacttaaaaagaaatgagagcAGGTCAGACGATAGCTATGACAAATATCTCCACTTAGtttgtgggggggaaaaaaaacataatttaaccTCAAAAAACTGCCTTTCCACTTCTGGGTTGACACCCTCAGTGCGCTGCTCATAGCAGCAAACAATGCAGGTCTCTGGTCCACAAAGCAGCTTCAAGCTCTCCACCAGTGGAACAATTGACTGTATGGAAATAAGATGACTCACAATGAGACATACAACACTTTTTCAGAATGATTGTAATGTTGCAATCTTGTAGGGGATCATAATGGATTGAAAACTACAGGAAAGTACCTGCTCATAATAGATGCAATCTGCCATAAGGACATAATCTGGGTGAGGCAAGAATTCAGACACATCTTCACCCCTGtaatattgaaaataaaatattaagcaTATGCTGAATGTCCCGCTGAAGTATTACTGTGAAATTTATATTAGGAGCATAAGACAAATAGGAAATGTAAGTACAAACCATTTCAGTACCTTGGCAGTTATGGATCCACTGCTAATAAGCGCCTGGTTTTCTTGGATGTTCATCTTCAACAGGGTCTGTAAATCTTCTAGGTCTGTTACTATTACCTGTGCTCTGCAggaattttgttttaaaaaatattaataaatcaccaaTACTGACTTTTCCCATATGATTACTAAAACATAGTAGTAGTGCAAGGAATGACGTTTaaatattttgatatttaaacACAACACTAAGATCACATATAAAAAACAACTCACCCTAGCGTTGCTACCATAAGACCAACTACTCCCGTACCAGCTCCCAACTCTAGCACAGTCCTACCAGACCAAACGTTCACACCTGAAGACGGATCGTAAAACTGCTTTGTCTCTAAATACTTTGCGAGAACAATAGCTGCATCCCACACAACGCAGCCAACATCTCCCAAGAAGCACTGCTTAACTTTTAGGGCACAACCGTCGTTTCTGTCTATTTCTCTGACAAAATATTCATTCTCGTCCGCCTTAGCCGCCATGTTggccaaaacagaaacagaaatagaaCTTCCGGTCTGatatatttttctaaataaaagacTTACCTCGCCCAACATTAGGACTGGTGCACAGAGTTGTGCTTGAtgctttaaaaagttatgtatttctaatatttctattttattattttaaagatacAATCATAAACAATGAAAACTCTATGGCATCACAAGATACGACAAGAAATACTTAtcttaatatttattaaaaaaataatacaattaaaatgacattttaatagcaaaaaatcaaacagaatttaaacagaagttgcaaaaaaatttaaaaataaaatacagttaagttaaattaaattaaagacaTGAACGTGAGCGATGATTAGCGGGTCCTTCCACCgtagcacattttaaaattatttaaaattatttgaagcGTACCAAGAACCATGGTTTCTGTTAGAGAGTGAAGGCTTATAgggatttcttctttttttcttattttcttttgacctcataataataacaacaacaataaaaataataataataaaaattgttTTGTGTCTTCCCGACTTGAAGTGAATTTTTttgaacatttatttgtttatttatttgtagttatttttttgtaattcacAATAACTGTTATTAATGaccgaaaaaagaaaataatattaaaaaatagatACATTAATATTACTACAATTAACTTGACGTGCCGGAAGCCGTGACGTGTTCGCGCGCCACTGCAATTGGTGTGGCGGCGGTAATTATGCTTGCTAGCTGAGAGAACTAGCAGCTGAGAAGCAACTTCATACTGTTTGTCGAAGTGTAGTAACTGAATATTACCGATGTACATCTGAGTCTGTGTTTGTTAGTTGTCCTGCCTCTGCATAGGTTTAAAATGTTTGCCAGCAGCACAGAGGAGGTAACTGATGGTTACGCCTCAGCATGTGAACAGTCGTGGGGTACTGTACCTAAGGACAAAAGTGGACTGAACGAAACCTCCTCTTGTGTCACAGCAGCTTCCTCTGCTTCATCAAAGCAAAGTTTAAATGAGGGCAGTACGAGCTCCCGCCACGGCCCATCATCTGGAACGGCCTCAGGTGATGTGCTAACATTAGCAAGTTTTATTTTGGGGGGGAGAGTGAGATTATATAACAAAAAACTTGCTAACATTGACATTTCTGTTATGAAatgatcaatttttttttaattgagagCAGTTGGGGCACCCGGCAAAATTTGGCTCTGGGCATGACACAGCAGTAATAAAACTGTACTACACCTCTTTTCTTATGTTTCCTATTGCTATAGGTCAATTACCGAGCAGCTGTAGAATAGGCAAGCCAGCTTCATTGCTCCTTTCATCTTGTTCAGAGAGCTCATCTTTCCACAGCCGTGGAGGAACGTCGAGACATAGAAGGACCCCAGGGTCTGCTGGGGCACCTACTGGTACATATCCTGCACAGAGTTATTGATTACTCTGGTATTAATTaagcatattttaaaataagataTTACTATTAACAAAGAACTTTTTATGCAGGAACAAGTTGCTCATCTGGATCCACAAACGCTGGTGCTTCTGTGGTTGTGGTAGTAGTTGAAGGACGCGGCTTAGCCAGAGGAGAGATTGGCATGGCTAGTCTCGATTTGAAATGCCCAGAGCTTGTTCTCTCTCAGTTTGCAGATACAGGAACATATGCCAAGGTAAAACACCCATGTCCTACTGTCATTTAGCACTTAAAGACACATGGAATTGATATTTCAGTCATGTGTTATTCATCTGAAGGTCACAACCAAGATTCACATCTTGGTCCCAGTGGAAATACTGATGCCAGACACAGCCAGTGAGAAGGGGAAAGGAACAAAGCTGTTCAATCTCATCACTGAGAATTTTCCGGTACAAATGCAACAATAACACAcaattcttttaaataaatttccACTTAAAGTAGAGAGTAGCCAACTTGTGCTTAAGTATTCACTGAGTTGCTGTGGTGCAAACTAAATTTTAttgggtgttttttctttagggTGTACCTTTCACTCCAGTGCAAAGGAAGTATTTTAATGAGAAGAAAGGGCTGGAGTACATTCAGCAGCTGTGTGCCCCAGAATTCAGCACTGTTGTTATGGAAGTTCAAGCTAAGTAtgctatagatagatagagagataCTGTAGCCTAATAATTTTGTCATTACCcaatgtaataactttttttttttaggtactATTGCCtagcagctgcagctgctttgCTGAAGTACTTAGAGTTCCTCCAGAACTCTGTCTACGTTGCCAAGTCCCTTAAAGTGAGCTTTAAAGGGAGTGAGCAGACAGCCATGATTGACTCAGCATCTGCCTCTAACTTGGAATTGGTGGTTAATAATAGAAACTACAGGTGAGATGGAAAGCGATGATAAGAACAACATCTTTTTATGTAGTTCCTCTGTCATGCAGTCTGActgtgccttttcttttttcgttCTAGGAGTGACCATACTCTTTTCGGGGTACTCAACCACACAAAAACACCTGGTGGTGCCAGAAGGTTGCGCTCCAACATTTTGGAGCCTCTAGTTGATGTGGAAACAATCAACACTCGCCTGGACACCATACAAGAGCTGCTGGAAGATGaggagcttttctttggcttaaAGAATGGTTGGAAGCAGGCACAAAAAGTTTGAGGTTGCATACTGAAAATTGGAGCATATCTGCATTGACTGTTTGTTCTTCTGGCCCTTTTAGCCATAAGTCATTTCCTTGACATTGATCAGCTGCTCTCAGTTCTCGTCCAAATCCCAAAGAAGGAAACAGTGCGTGCAGTACTTTCAGTGCTTGTGACAATATTCTGTTTGTTTACTTCTGTGCATTTGTCACTACTGTTACTTTTTTCTTCGACAGTTTCAAGTCGCTGAAGCAAAGATTGCACATATCATTCAGCTGAAATACACACTGGACCTGGTGCCGAGGTTAAGGGTCTGTGCCGCTAACATCCTCAAACAAAATCGCCCAGTAGCCATGGacagaataagaaaacaattaattcattaaaagcTAATTGTGACTTAGTTATAATGCAAATACTGAGTCTTTGTTAAAGTGTTATACCATTTAAACAGATGTTGCTGAAGAACGGGAACACAGCTCTGCTCAAGGCATATAGTACAACACTTGAGGATAACAGGTTGTAAATTTTGTGCTTATGTACGATGAACTGAATTTGCTAGTTACAATCTCCTGTCTACAGACTCATTCCACTGTGTACATTTATGTCTGCCTCAGGTTTGACATGATACTGGAGCAGATCAAGACTGTGATCAATTATGACACAACTTACATCAAAGATAGCTTTAAAATGCGCACCCAGAAGTGTTACGCTGTGCGCCCGAACATCAACAAGTTTCTTGACATTGCCCGGAAAGCTTACACTGAGATAGTGGATGACATTGCAGGTGTTAATGTTTAGTGTTTACCAGATAACTTTGTCTTGCGATGTTTAGGTAATCTGTTCTTACCTTTAGCCATGCTTCATGTCATTGTGCTGCACAGAGCTTGTGAACCAGCTGGGGGAAAAATACGGCTTGCCAATGCGTACTAGCTTCAGCACAGCTCGAGGTTTTTTCATCCAGCTGAAGCTTGAAGGACTAACCTTACCAGAAGGGAAACTCCCCTCAGAGTTCATCAAAGTAAGGTCCACTGAAGGCAGCCAGACTTTTAGCAAAAAATCGAACTCAGCATTAGTTGTTAATAAAGGAAGCTAAATTGCCGCCGGTGGGACAATAAGGTTGACATTGAATGAAGAGGGACAAACCTGCATTTCAACATCTTTTCACCTCAGGTAACTAAGCACAAGAACAACTGTGGCTTCACCACTGCAGACCTGATGAAGAAGAACAGCCGGTGTGAGGAGGCCCTGAGGGAAATCTTTCACATATCTTATGTGTGAGTTGATCATTATCTCGTGACTTACAAACATGAACAGAAAATTGAGGTAAAGGAATATAGCTTTGTGGCATGACTGTTCTtagcagttttacagttttgtacagtgttgtgcaaaagtcttgagttgcccctcatttctttgttttgctagAAAACTAAAAGTTAGAGCCAAAACTTTTAAATTTGGGTTAAACTCTCCATAAGAGCTGTCGCCACCAATTTTCAGTGCAATCCTGTGATATTCAAGCATACCTCGTTCTTTTCCTCCCTGTTTTCTTTCATGGCTCCTTAACAGCCACTGAaatcatttctgatgaggcgtCATTGAACAGTAGAGGGATCAACTAAAGGTCCAGGTGCATCTCTGAGGTCCTGTGTGGGGTCTTTGCTGAATTTTTCCCAATTTCTTAATGACTCAACTTTCAGAtattgttcatctgctgtagatagtctTTTAGGccatttggtttgttttcacttGTTCATTATCAAATTTCATATCAAGTTCATTATcaaagacacactgcacaccatgctgagatgtgCCAAGTTTTAGCCTTTTgagaatcaccttgttgctgcAAAAGTATTTTACGTtgtaaaactttattatttttggcaATTTTATAGATTCACCTAAAGACATTGGAATAAAATATGTCTTTTGTGATAGGCTGTCAGTAACAAAGTTTCTAaatatacaatttaaaatgggttCTTTGCTAAGCGTTAGATCCTTTTTAATGCTTAAATGATTCATAGATCAGCCATAAGTCGCTTAACAAGCAAAACAATATTCGTGGGAAAATGGTCAAGTACAAaatttgtgaaaaatcagccagtgtccaaagaaaaactttgaaagaccttcagaaagcctggagagctattACTcaagacaaataaaagaaaaattacagaAAGTTTTGGctctttggaagcaaaatatgaagaaataagGGTTgagtcaagacttttgcacagtattgtaatTGCAGAACTTTGATCTGATTTACTGATCTTTACCAGTTGATGTTATTTAAGGGGTTACTTAACTCCTTTAAAACCAATTATTCAACTCATGCAATAAACTGGGGAATGTAGATTTTTCTCTGTGGCCaagttctgtttttaattatgCTTTTAAGGACATATCTATTAAACGTTATTATACTCTCTGTCCACTAGGGGGCACTGTTTATTAGCCATagtttctgttcagttcagtttttatttccctGAATCATGTAACCTGTCTCCATACAGGGTGATATGCCAGCTGCTGAGAACTATCCATGAGCACATTCACTGCCTTTATAAGCTCTCTGATGCTCTATCCATGTTGGACATGTTGCTGTCCCTGGCAAATGCATGCACCATCTCAGACTACGGTAAGCATGAATCACTGTTGATTCCAGCTCTCAAGTCAGTCAGACTGTCATATTAACCATGACAAAGCCTGAACTGTTGTCTAAAGGTGTGCTGTGTGCTGCACAAGGCAGCACCCAGCCATCATCACACATGACAGCCAGAAGCGCCTCTATTGAGCTGGCAGCTCTGCTGGCCCTAGttcttttctgtgtctgtcGTGGGCAGCACCAACCCAATCAGCCATGTGGGTGGTGAGTGCTGGCCCTCAGCTGTCTGAAAGTGTCTCGTTATAGACACGTGCTGACTGCCTGCCCCCTTTCTATCCCAGCCAGCTTGTACTCAGATTACCCGTCTTACATAACTGCGCACTGATGTGCTGTACATACCGAGGCAAATCTACCCAGCAGAGGAGCTAACTGCCTTACCTCTAGCAGAAATCGGTGTGTTACTATGTTATGACACCTTTAAGTGAACGAGTAATAAATggtgtatataaatataattttatagatggcacgtgtgtgtgtgttttttttcacgAAACATTAGAAATGAATGTAAGGCTCAGTATGTAAACAGagttattgttttgtgtttttctgttctgccCGCCAGTGCGTCCAGAGTTTACAGACACATTGGCCATCAAACAGGGCCGTCACCCAATTCTGGAGCGAATTGGCAGACAGCAGCCCGTATCGAACAATAGCTACATCTCTGAGGGCAGCAACTTTGTCATCATAACAGGACCCAACATGAGTGGCAAATCCACTTACCTCAAACAGGTGGCGCTATGTCAGATCATGGCTCAG contains these protein-coding regions:
- the vcpkmt gene encoding protein N-lysine methyltransferase METTL21D, which codes for MAAKADENEYFVREIDRNDGCALKVKQCFLGDVGCVVWDAAIVLAKYLETKQFYDPSSGVNVWSGRTVLELGAGTGVVGLMVATLGAQVIVTDLEDLQTLLKMNIQENQALISSGSITAKVLKWGEDVSEFLPHPDYVLMADCIYYEQSIVPLVESLKLLCGPETCIVCCYEQRTEGVNPEVERQFFELLQQNFCCEEIPSEKQDPEFSSPDIHILHIRRKA
- the msh4 gene encoding mutS protein homolog 4 translates to MFASSTEEVTDGYASACEQSWGTVPKDKSGLNETSSCVTAASSASSKQSLNEGSTSSRHGPSSGTASGQLPSSCRIGKPASLLLSSCSESSSFHSRGGTSRHRRTPGSAGAPTGTSCSSGSTNAGASVVVVVVEGRGLARGEIGMASLDLKCPELVLSQFADTGTYAKVTTKIHILVPVEILMPDTASEKGKGTKLFNLITENFPGVPFTPVQRKYFNEKKGLEYIQQLCAPEFSTVVMEVQAKYYCLAAAAALLKYLEFLQNSVYVAKSLKVSFKGSEQTAMIDSASASNLELVVNNRNYRSDHTLFGVLNHTKTPGGARRLRSNILEPLVDVETINTRLDTIQELLEDEELFFGLKNAISHFLDIDQLLSVLVQIPKKETFQVAEAKIAHIIQLKYTLDLVPRLRMLLKNGNTALLKAYSTTLEDNRFDMILEQIKTVINYDTTYIKDSFKMRTQKCYAVRPNINKFLDIARKAYTEIVDDIAELVNQLGEKYGLPMRTSFSTARGFFIQLKLEGLTLPEGKLPSEFIKVTKHKNNCGFTTADLMKKNSRCEEALREIFHISYVVICQLLRTIHEHIHCLYKLSDALSMLDMLLSLANACTISDYVRPEFTDTLAIKQGRHPILERIGRQQPVSNNSYISEGSNFVIITGPNMSGKSTYLKQVALCQIMAQIGSFVPAKYACFRVADQIFTRIGVDDDFETNSSTFMLEMKEISYIIHNASDKSLIIIDELGRGTSAEEGIGICHSVCEFLLGLKAFTLFATHFLELCQLESLYPNVENQHMQIQHTRSGDTGAESVVYTYLLNRGSSEERHYGLRAAEMTALPSSVIQEAKTIASKVSQQFLARHHTDPETQRQRAVYHLSTRLLQTARNSRLDPDSLRMYLKGLKKQYEAELQTAGQAVAAEEQ